One stretch of Acidobacteriota bacterium DNA includes these proteins:
- a CDS encoding MFS transporter, with translation MIIQQDIAHSFQSPVVRVLLGAIAMALLYVLWKEVRKIPAKLFTLMATAFVDMLGLLMIIPLLPFYVKELGGPGIDVLGLHFGIGTISGFIVASFTIAQLISAPMWGRFSDRVGRRPTLLIAIGAAGIAYLIFGFAHSLLLLFLSRLVQGAGGGTVGVIQAYVADSTNPKDRARALGWLSATTNLGVALGPVLGSFAIALGKRDLMPGPGTLLMGRAGPGIIAAGLCLLNMIFAARYLTESRDSSEPPQEGYVRPTSRQAIWRVISRSSEPASRLILIYAIAIGAFQGSFSVLALFLNARFQVTEQTIGYFFMYIGSIAVFARVLLLGRAVDWLGEARLSRLGLVLLAAGVLGMPLSRSLGMLALAVALIPLGTAFTFPCVTALLSRVISQRERGLYMGMQQTYGGVARIIAPLFFGWAFDSIGVSSPYFFSSAILLATITLGFGLDQYARPGLAVAPAASDDKKEA, from the coding sequence ATGATAATCCAGCAAGACATTGCCCACTCCTTCCAATCGCCTGTCGTGCGCGTGTTGCTCGGCGCGATCGCGATGGCACTTCTCTACGTTCTGTGGAAAGAAGTCCGGAAGATCCCCGCCAAGCTGTTCACACTCATGGCGACGGCATTCGTAGACATGCTGGGGCTGTTGATGATCATTCCGCTCCTGCCGTTTTACGTAAAGGAACTCGGCGGGCCGGGGATCGACGTACTCGGGCTGCACTTTGGAATCGGGACCATCTCCGGATTCATTGTCGCCTCGTTCACCATCGCACAACTTATAAGCGCGCCGATGTGGGGCCGCTTCTCTGATCGAGTGGGGCGCCGGCCCACGCTGCTGATCGCGATAGGCGCAGCAGGAATCGCGTATCTGATTTTCGGCTTCGCGCACTCGCTGCTCCTCTTGTTCCTGTCGCGCTTGGTGCAGGGCGCGGGCGGGGGCACGGTAGGCGTGATCCAGGCTTACGTAGCCGACTCGACGAATCCAAAGGATCGCGCGCGAGCGCTCGGATGGCTCTCGGCGACAACCAATCTCGGTGTAGCGCTGGGGCCGGTGCTCGGTTCCTTCGCGATTGCATTAGGCAAGCGCGATCTGATGCCGGGGCCGGGGACGTTGCTGATGGGGCGCGCGGGGCCTGGAATCATAGCGGCCGGGCTCTGCTTGCTGAACATGATCTTCGCAGCTCGCTATCTGACCGAGTCTCGTGATTCGAGCGAGCCGCCGCAGGAAGGCTACGTACGCCCTACCTCGCGTCAGGCGATCTGGCGCGTGATCTCGCGATCGAGCGAGCCCGCGTCGCGCCTCATCTTGATTTATGCGATTGCCATTGGCGCCTTTCAGGGAAGCTTTTCGGTGCTCGCGCTCTTCCTGAACGCGCGCTTTCAAGTCACCGAACAGACGATAGGCTATTTCTTCATGTATATCGGGTCAATTGCGGTTTTCGCTCGCGTGCTGCTTTTAGGGCGCGCGGTCGATTGGCTCGGCGAGGCGAGGCTCTCGCGTCTGGGGCTCGTGCTCCTGGCCGCGGGCGTTCTCGGGATGCCGCTCTCGCGAAGCCTGGGGATGCTGGCGTTAGCCGTAGCGCTGATTCCGCTGGGCACGGCCTTTACGTTTCCGTGCGTCACGGCGCTTCTGTCACGAGTCATTTCTCAAAGAGAACGCGGCTTGTATATGGGAATGCAACAGACGTATGGCGGAGTGGCTCGCATCATCGCACCGTTGTTCTTCGGCTGGGCCTTCGATTCGATCGGAGTATCGTCGCCGTACTTCTTCTCGTCGGCGATTCTGTTGGCGACGATTACTCTTGGATTCGGGTTGGATCAGTATGCGAGGCCGGGGCTCGCTGTCGCGCCGGCAGCGAGCGACGACAAGAAGGAGGCGTAG
- a CDS encoding DUF1428 domain-containing protein, with product MNYVDGFVLPVPTKNVQLYRRISRAAGKIWREHGALEYRECVGDDLDVKFGVSFTRTMKLKPGETAVFSWIVFKSRAHRDRVNAKVMKDPRMAKMMEGVPMPFDVKRMVYGGFKVIVEA from the coding sequence ATGAACTACGTTGATGGATTCGTGTTGCCGGTCCCCACGAAAAACGTGCAGCTCTACCGCCGCATCTCGCGAGCGGCTGGAAAAATCTGGCGCGAGCACGGCGCGCTCGAGTACCGGGAGTGCGTAGGCGACGACCTCGATGTGAAGTTTGGCGTTTCGTTCACGCGGACAATGAAGCTCAAGCCCGGCGAGACGGCGGTGTTCTCGTGGATAGTGTTCAAGTCGCGCGCGCATCGCGATCGCGTCAACGCGAAAGTGATGAAAGACCCCCGCATGGCAAAGATGATGGAGGGGGTGCCGATGCCCTTCGACGTCAAGCGCATGGTCTACGGAGGTTTCAAAGTTATCGTCGAAGCTTGA
- a CDS encoding very short patch repair endonuclease, which produces MADVFDAEKRSEIMSRVKSRGNLSTEVRLLNIFRERRISGWRRHFALLGNPDFVFPKQRLAVFVDGCFWHGCRSHGTIPATNSAFWREKLTRNRNRDRFVNRELKRRGWQILRVWQHELRDPKKVTRRVVRCLDYDL; this is translated from the coding sequence ATGGCCGATGTCTTTGATGCAGAAAAACGCTCAGAGATAATGTCTCGCGTAAAGAGCCGAGGCAATCTCTCGACAGAAGTTCGGCTCTTAAATATTTTTCGCGAACGTCGGATCAGCGGGTGGCGCAGGCACTTTGCGCTTTTAGGCAATCCAGATTTTGTTTTTCCCAAGCAGCGACTGGCCGTTTTTGTAGATGGTTGTTTTTGGCATGGGTGCCGAAGCCACGGCACCATCCCAGCAACCAACTCGGCCTTTTGGAGGGAGAAACTCACGCGCAATAGGAATCGAGACCGCTTTGTCAATCGAGAGCTAAAGCGTCGAGGCTGGCAAATACTCAGGGTCTGGCAACATGAATTGAGAGACCCGAAGAAGGTGACGCGGAGAGTCGTGCGTTGTTTGGACTATGATCTTTAA
- a CDS encoding Z1 domain-containing protein, whose product MNHRDQVVNLLMKQIGNPEEVEEIRVTAQEVAELWVNPVGGGSEETNGLIYGLIQSGKTGVLTVTGAIAADEGYRTVLILTSDNDPLYEQTLGRAREAFPGMDILGKADIKDWGSFIQRIKVGACAIIMTKNAGHLGTLIENLKKGNVGELSCLIIDDEADQASLNTRTKKADGTRSAINQKILELRSFFEKNTYLQVTATPQALFLQPTGHEFRPKFTVLSHPGAGYVGGEEFFGENSTLVREFPLDDIGALTSSSQPSPTMNIPMSLLKALDTFMIGATYKRLKDVDQNCAFLCHVSTRKDDHRYIEALLRKYKIDLASGTKAGTPALLSRLKSAYDDLLTTHPELSDPGFDELVKAIIFYSPGIAVKLVNGETDEDVAVHSPYNLFVGGNKLGRGVTIKNLLVSYYGRNPKKPQADTVLQHARMYGYRRADIGLLRLFLPNELHTVFKAIHKMERGLRDIIAQAPSEEFRGVYIESSLNATRPNVLVPGAIGVYTGGGSYNPAQVIRDATSEVATGRLNEMLADVPNKQYKRIPLEELRQMIELTKPDESQSERVWDPVAVAETISQFATLRDQEEGYVYVDRGRELRENRRETRGVLSGGEAANVPDDRLTLFLLRTKAERGMSEAWWPQIRFPKGRYAFAFAL is encoded by the coding sequence ATGAATCATCGCGACCAAGTAGTTAATCTCTTGATGAAGCAGATTGGCAATCCGGAAGAGGTCGAGGAAATCCGAGTCACCGCCCAGGAAGTGGCAGAGCTATGGGTAAATCCAGTAGGTGGCGGGAGCGAGGAGACTAACGGCCTGATTTATGGCCTGATCCAGAGTGGCAAGACTGGTGTTCTGACCGTCACTGGGGCCATTGCCGCCGATGAGGGATATCGGACCGTTCTCATTCTGACATCCGACAACGATCCTCTTTACGAACAAACCTTGGGCCGAGCCCGAGAAGCTTTTCCGGGTATGGATATTTTGGGCAAGGCAGACATCAAAGATTGGGGGTCCTTCATTCAGCGAATCAAGGTAGGAGCCTGCGCTATCATCATGACAAAGAACGCAGGTCACTTGGGTACCCTGATTGAAAACTTAAAGAAGGGGAATGTGGGGGAGCTATCCTGTCTCATAATCGACGACGAAGCGGACCAAGCCAGCCTAAACACGCGCACAAAGAAAGCTGATGGAACGAGGAGCGCCATCAACCAGAAGATTCTAGAGCTGAGAAGCTTCTTCGAGAAAAACACCTACCTGCAGGTTACCGCCACGCCGCAAGCACTCTTCCTCCAACCGACAGGTCATGAGTTTCGTCCCAAGTTCACTGTGCTTAGTCATCCGGGTGCCGGGTATGTTGGGGGAGAAGAATTCTTTGGCGAGAACTCCACCCTTGTACGTGAATTTCCTCTCGATGATATCGGGGCCTTGACCTCATCGTCACAGCCCAGCCCAACAATGAATATTCCAATGTCTCTGCTCAAGGCACTTGACACATTCATGATTGGCGCGACATACAAACGCCTTAAAGATGTCGACCAAAATTGTGCCTTCCTCTGTCATGTCAGCACAAGGAAAGATGATCACCGCTATATCGAAGCCTTGCTTCGCAAGTACAAGATTGATCTTGCTTCTGGCACCAAGGCTGGGACGCCAGCGCTACTTAGCCGCCTAAAATCTGCCTATGATGATCTGTTGACGACCCATCCAGAGCTGAGCGACCCGGGCTTCGACGAATTGGTGAAGGCGATCATCTTCTATTCACCTGGAATCGCTGTCAAGCTCGTCAATGGTGAAACCGATGAAGATGTCGCCGTACATTCTCCGTATAACCTTTTCGTTGGCGGCAATAAGCTTGGCAGAGGTGTAACGATCAAGAACCTACTAGTCAGCTACTATGGGCGCAACCCCAAGAAGCCTCAAGCTGACACCGTTCTTCAACACGCGCGGATGTACGGCTATCGCAGGGCAGACATCGGCTTGTTGCGACTGTTCTTACCAAATGAGTTGCACACGGTTTTCAAAGCCATTCATAAGATGGAACGCGGCCTGCGAGATATCATTGCTCAAGCGCCAAGTGAAGAGTTTCGTGGCGTGTATATCGAGAGCTCATTAAACGCCACTAGACCCAACGTGCTGGTTCCCGGAGCCATCGGTGTATATACAGGAGGTGGGTCGTATAACCCCGCCCAAGTGATACGCGATGCTACATCCGAAGTTGCAACCGGACGCCTCAACGAGATGCTAGCGGACGTACCAAACAAGCAATACAAACGGATCCCTTTGGAAGAACTCCGGCAGATGATAGAACTCACAAAGCCAGACGAGAGCCAATCAGAGCGGGTATGGGACCCAGTTGCTGTGGCGGAAACGATTTCACAGTTCGCGACGCTGCGAGACCAAGAGGAGGGATATGTCTATGTGGATCGAGGTCGCGAACTTAGAGAAAATCGTCGCGAGACCCGAGGAGTTCTATCAGGCGGTGAGGCGGCCAACGTACCTGACGACCGACTCACTTTGTTTCTCCTAAGGACCAAGGCGGAGAGAGGAATGAGCGAGGCTTGGTGGCCTCAGATTCGGTTCCCTAAAGGAAGATACGCATTTGCTTTCGCGCTTTGA
- a CDS encoding DUF262 domain-containing protein, with product MQQKTKLVLAQYRKASAYADQIGTRYHFPRKYFNFLTLPAIEFVYYEPKKSGEGEYFGYGEVGAVIADPDNPDQFFAEILNYRPFTITVPGRAENGKPRELAPFYNAQNAVRRIDDDVFLEICADGGIELATLGVESENSEGDESITEPFDPTKIKVDREPMTVFQVLRKISLNEIILDPEFQRNLVWDPVRRSRLIESALLRIPLPAFYFDGVDANRWVVVDGLQRLSTLKDFVTERNFRLERLEYLKSAEGKTFDELPRGMRRDLEDTQVTLFIIRPETPPEVKFTIFYRINTGGLVLTAQEIRHALFQGEATRLLRTLAESEDFLEATGGGVSDTRMDARECVLRYAAFHIHPYSEYLKSDLNTFLSATMADINCMSNSEVMLLNLSFREAMNRAFEIFGRLAFRKFNLETDRRAPINKALFESWSNVLQGYDLKLLRQRKDQILSSLFQMFSDPDYVRSLSAGTGSVNSVKTRFQRAHSAVEKVLE from the coding sequence ATGCAACAGAAAACCAAGCTCGTCTTAGCCCAATATCGTAAAGCTTCTGCTTATGCTGATCAGATCGGCACTCGCTACCATTTTCCAAGGAAATATTTCAACTTCCTAACGCTGCCAGCGATCGAATTCGTCTATTACGAACCGAAAAAGTCCGGCGAAGGTGAATACTTTGGTTACGGTGAAGTAGGAGCCGTGATTGCCGACCCGGACAATCCTGATCAGTTCTTTGCTGAAATTCTGAACTATCGTCCCTTCACCATAACCGTTCCTGGCCGCGCTGAAAATGGAAAGCCACGCGAGTTGGCTCCCTTCTACAATGCGCAGAATGCTGTGCGCAGAATTGACGACGATGTCTTCCTGGAAATCTGTGCGGATGGTGGCATCGAACTAGCGACACTGGGAGTGGAAAGCGAAAACTCCGAAGGCGACGAATCAATCACAGAGCCATTCGATCCGACCAAAATCAAAGTTGATCGCGAACCAATGACGGTTTTTCAAGTGCTGCGGAAGATATCCCTCAACGAAATCATTCTAGATCCTGAGTTCCAGCGCAATCTAGTGTGGGATCCGGTTCGAAGATCGCGGCTCATTGAATCTGCGCTCTTACGCATTCCTCTACCCGCATTTTACTTCGATGGTGTAGATGCAAATCGCTGGGTGGTAGTTGATGGATTGCAGCGACTCTCAACTCTCAAGGACTTTGTAACCGAAAGGAACTTTCGACTTGAGCGGCTTGAATACCTCAAGTCCGCCGAAGGGAAAACCTTTGATGAACTACCGAGAGGGATGCGACGCGATCTGGAAGACACTCAGGTGACGCTCTTCATTATCCGCCCGGAGACGCCGCCAGAGGTAAAGTTTACAATTTTTTATAGAATCAATACTGGTGGACTCGTGCTCACCGCTCAGGAAATTCGTCACGCACTCTTTCAAGGGGAGGCTACTAGGCTGTTAAGAACATTGGCCGAATCTGAGGATTTCCTGGAGGCAACTGGAGGCGGCGTAAGCGATACGCGGATGGATGCTCGTGAGTGCGTTCTGCGATACGCAGCATTCCATATTCATCCCTACAGCGAATACTTGAAATCTGATCTAAATACCTTCCTTTCAGCTACGATGGCGGACATAAACTGTATGTCCAACTCTGAGGTGATGCTCCTCAACCTAAGCTTTCGCGAGGCAATGAATCGAGCTTTTGAGATCTTTGGTCGACTGGCCTTCCGCAAGTTCAACCTGGAAACCGATAGAAGAGCGCCGATCAATAAAGCACTCTTTGAGTCATGGTCAAATGTTCTTCAGGGCTACGACTTGAAACTCTTGCGCCAACGGAAAGACCAGATCCTTTCAAGCCTCTTCCAGATGTTTTCGGATCCCGACTACGTTAGGTCGTTATCGGCAGGCACAGGCAGCGTGAATTCGGTGAAGACACGTTTCCAGCGCGCCCATAGTGCAGTTGAGAAAGTATTAGAATGA
- a CDS encoding DNA cytosine methyltransferase yields the protein MGKFHLAEFVLTLLDKAFRIGSMAKPVAIDLFSGCGGLTLGLKQAGFRVIGAVEIDPLAVSTYKANHKRVTVWAKDISDVSVAAVMRKLKLKRGQLDLLAGCPPCQGFSTITTLNGSYIIDDAQNDLIFQFMKFVRNLRPKAVMLENVPGLAKDRRMKKVLSELKELGYDCTADVLNAAEYGVPQRRRRFILLAGHRTKIPFGRQARCKPVVRDAFRKLGKRAKRDPLHNYKEKRTEEVKRRIRLIPKNGGSRLDLGKKEQLKCHKSCDGFKDVYGRMSWNEVAPTITTGCFNPSKGRFLHPTRNRAITLREAALLQTFPASYFFSLERGRIATAEMIGNALPPEFIRRHALKIVQALEGSDGRCL from the coding sequence GTGGGCAAATTTCATCTAGCGGAATTCGTCTTGACGCTTCTTGACAAAGCTTTCAGAATCGGGAGCATGGCGAAGCCGGTTGCTATTGACCTTTTCTCAGGTTGCGGAGGCCTTACGTTGGGGCTCAAGCAGGCGGGTTTTCGCGTTATTGGCGCCGTCGAAATCGACCCTCTCGCAGTCAGCACGTATAAAGCGAATCACAAGCGAGTAACTGTTTGGGCGAAGGATATAAGCGACGTCTCCGTTGCGGCGGTGATGCGTAAACTGAAGCTGAAGCGAGGTCAACTGGATCTTCTCGCTGGCTGCCCGCCTTGCCAAGGGTTCTCCACCATCACAACGCTGAATGGCAGTTATATTATTGACGACGCTCAAAATGATCTTATCTTCCAGTTTATGAAGTTTGTTAGGAACCTGCGACCCAAGGCCGTAATGTTGGAGAACGTTCCAGGCCTTGCAAAAGACCGACGAATGAAGAAGGTGCTCTCTGAATTAAAAGAACTCGGTTACGACTGCACTGCTGATGTTCTCAACGCTGCAGAATATGGAGTACCCCAACGGCGCCGCCGCTTCATCTTGTTGGCTGGTCATCGAACCAAGATACCATTCGGTCGACAAGCGCGTTGCAAGCCGGTCGTTCGCGATGCGTTCCGAAAGCTGGGCAAACGAGCTAAGCGAGACCCCCTTCACAATTACAAAGAGAAAAGAACGGAAGAAGTTAAACGCAGGATTAGGCTGATCCCGAAAAATGGAGGAAGTCGCCTAGATCTCGGAAAGAAAGAACAGCTGAAGTGTCATAAGAGCTGCGACGGTTTCAAAGATGTCTATGGCCGCATGAGCTGGAATGAAGTGGCCCCTACAATTACAACCGGCTGCTTCAATCCTTCAAAGGGACGTTTTTTACATCCAACACGAAACCGCGCCATTACATTGCGCGAGGCTGCACTGCTTCAGACTTTCCCGGCGTCGTACTTTTTTTCTCTGGAACGTGGCAGGATTGCGACGGCTGAGATGATAGGCAACGCCTTACCTCCAGAATTCATACGGCGGCATGCGCTTAAAATTGTTCAAGCGTTAGAGGGATCTGATGGCCGATGTCTTTGA
- a CDS encoding DUF3696 domain-containing protein encodes MIASITLTNFKCFRSRTMDLGMINVLAGMNGAGKSTVIQSLLAVRQSWESGSLSRGTLKLNGSLVDLGTSGEVYCADPDGDSIEIILRGSEQDQVLHLQSGEFEKYRTHYSLPLRSDTLIEERALTSGLFLEPFNYLHAERVGPRKVFQISPDEGHPLRVGKNGENAPYIIASELRETEITNSILVLESSDEKEYPTIQYQWALWMARLFPGFDGESEIYSRADQVRLGLALQRQQTGQSLFVRPTNTGFGLSFVLGVIVAGLAATSDTVLIVENPEAHLHPKAQSMIGEFLARVAAGGTQVFVETHSEHVLNGIRRMVKRTILTPDKVRFLFFAKPLDAFEPSVTQIAVSESGDIATWPDGFFDQLDNDLSVILG; translated from the coding sequence ATGATCGCCTCGATCACCCTTACTAATTTTAAATGTTTTAGGTCTCGGACGATGGACCTCGGGATGATCAACGTGCTTGCGGGCATGAATGGCGCAGGAAAGTCCACCGTCATTCAGAGCCTCCTGGCGGTCCGACAATCGTGGGAATCAGGCAGTCTGTCCCGCGGAACGCTCAAACTAAACGGCTCTTTGGTGGACTTGGGCACCAGTGGAGAGGTCTATTGCGCCGATCCGGACGGGGATTCCATAGAAATCATACTGAGAGGTTCTGAACAAGACCAAGTGCTCCATTTGCAAAGTGGCGAATTCGAAAAGTACCGAACGCATTATTCTTTGCCCCTTCGTAGCGATACTTTAATCGAGGAACGAGCGCTGACTTCGGGGCTTTTTTTAGAACCCTTCAACTATCTGCATGCGGAGCGGGTTGGTCCCCGAAAGGTATTTCAGATATCTCCTGATGAAGGGCATCCGTTACGTGTTGGCAAGAACGGTGAGAACGCTCCTTACATCATTGCCTCTGAGCTTAGAGAAACAGAGATTACCAACAGCATACTCGTGCTGGAAAGCTCAGATGAAAAGGAATACCCAACGATACAGTACCAATGGGCACTTTGGATGGCGCGACTCTTTCCGGGCTTCGATGGAGAGTCAGAGATTTATAGTCGGGCCGACCAAGTTAGGTTAGGACTAGCACTCCAAAGACAGCAAACCGGTCAAAGCCTATTTGTTCGCCCGACCAATACCGGATTTGGCTTGTCTTTTGTACTTGGAGTAATAGTGGCAGGCTTGGCTGCGACGAGCGATACAGTCTTAATCGTTGAGAATCCTGAAGCACATCTTCATCCCAAAGCGCAGTCGATGATTGGGGAGTTCTTGGCACGCGTTGCAGCTGGAGGAACCCAGGTATTTGTCGAAACTCACAGCGAGCATGTCCTGAATGGCATTCGGCGGATGGTCAAACGAACAATCTTAACTCCTGATAAGGTCCGCTTTCTCTTTTTCGCTAAACCCTTGGACGCCTTCGAGCCTTCAGTAACCCAGATAGCAGTTTCGGAATCAGGGGATATCGCCACTTGGCCCGATGGCTTTTTCGATCAGCTCGACAACGATTTGAGCGTTATTCTCGGATAG
- a CDS encoding alkaline phosphatase family protein, producing the protein MSRMRRSLAGLALAVSIIALGTTISHTGEAARLARQSRASARLILIVVVDGLRPDSINREDTPTLFRLRQEGVSYINSHSVFPTVTRVNSAAISTGTYPDVNGLVSNSMFVPGVHPNRAFNTGDYRQLLKLREASGGRLLFARSLAERLVERGIRFAAVSSGSTGSALLLNHRAPEGIGVLVNGNFDPGRRVAYPDESNAAILSRFGPAPTEEGSSLVDWSDRVLREYVLPELKSEVVIDWQTEPDGAQHRHGTGSPEARKALANSDRNLGLTLAKLQDLGLADKTDLIVLSDHGFSLHNFRVDATRALINAGLKATGESDDVVLASNGQSVLVHVKGRDSRRIRKIVRFLQAQDWVDVIFTAGRKPATATGGQLGRERAATREQLGRGRKTGDELGGVSGTFSLGLIRQANAERGADILFTLPWSSEVNAFGMAGKHYTDGGGNTGPLTGAASGHGGMSPWLVRNTLILWGPDFKHGVTVRTAAGNVDIAPTILALKGVSGGESLDGRVLAEALRDGPDEEQIPSETHVLRTETVGRYRAAVQVTDVGSHRYIDKGWRIR; encoded by the coding sequence ATGAGTAGAATGAGACGTTCTCTGGCGGGGCTGGCACTGGCTGTGAGTATCATAGCGCTCGGCACGACAATCTCGCATACCGGAGAGGCGGCGCGCTTAGCTCGGCAATCACGAGCCAGCGCCCGCCTTATCCTGATAGTCGTTGTGGATGGGCTGCGTCCCGATTCGATCAACCGCGAGGACACGCCCACGCTTTTCCGGCTGCGTCAGGAAGGCGTGAGCTACATCAACTCGCATTCGGTATTCCCCACCGTCACGCGAGTAAACTCCGCCGCTATCTCGACGGGCACCTACCCCGATGTCAACGGGCTGGTCAGCAACTCGATGTTTGTGCCCGGTGTGCATCCCAACCGTGCCTTCAACACTGGCGACTACCGCCAGTTGCTAAAGCTGCGAGAGGCAAGCGGCGGGCGCTTGCTCTTTGCGCGTAGCCTGGCCGAACGCCTCGTCGAGCGCGGCATCCGCTTCGCCGCTGTCAGCTCGGGGTCGACCGGCAGCGCATTGCTCTTGAATCATCGAGCACCTGAAGGCATTGGCGTGCTGGTCAACGGCAACTTCGATCCGGGCAGGCGCGTTGCTTATCCCGACGAGTCCAATGCCGCCATCCTTTCACGTTTCGGTCCGGCGCCCACCGAAGAGGGCAGCTCATTGGTCGACTGGTCGGACCGAGTGCTGCGCGAGTATGTCCTGCCGGAGTTAAAATCCGAGGTGGTGATCGACTGGCAGACCGAGCCCGATGGCGCGCAGCACAGGCACGGCACGGGGTCGCCAGAGGCCCGCAAGGCGCTGGCCAATAGCGACCGCAACCTCGGGCTGACGCTCGCGAAGCTGCAGGATCTCGGCCTGGCCGACAAGACCGATCTGATAGTGCTCTCCGATCACGGCTTCAGCTTGCACAACTTTAGGGTTGACGCAACGAGAGCGCTGATCAACGCGGGACTCAAGGCCACCGGCGAGTCGGACGACGTTGTGTTGGCCTCCAACGGGCAGTCGGTGCTGGTGCACGTCAAGGGTCGAGACTCTCGGCGGATCAGAAAGATCGTTCGCTTCTTGCAGGCACAGGACTGGGTCGACGTGATCTTCACTGCCGGGCGAAAACCCGCCACCGCGACAGGCGGACAGCTCGGGCGCGAACGCGCGGCGACACGAGAACAGTTGGGCCGCGGGCGCAAAACAGGGGATGAGCTGGGAGGGGTTTCAGGAACGTTCTCACTAGGGCTGATTCGGCAGGCGAACGCCGAGCGCGGTGCGGATATCCTGTTCACCTTGCCGTGGAGCTCGGAGGTCAATGCGTTTGGCATGGCGGGTAAGCACTACACGGATGGAGGCGGTAACACCGGCCCGCTCACCGGGGCCGCCAGCGGGCATGGAGGCATGAGCCCGTGGCTCGTGCGTAACACCCTGATACTTTGGGGCCCCGACTTCAAGCACGGAGTTACCGTTCGAACCGCCGCCGGGAATGTCGATATCGCGCCTACCATCCTGGCTCTGAAAGGCGTTAGCGGCGGCGAATCGCTCGATGGCCGGGTGCTCGCGGAAGCGCTGCGAGATGGACCCGACGAAGAGCAGATTCCATCTGAAACACATGTCTTGAGGACTGAGACAGTAGGCCGATACCGCGCGGCGGTTCAGGTCACCGATGTCGGTTCGCACCGTTACATCGATAAGGGCTGGCGAATCCGATAG
- a CDS encoding type IV toxin-antitoxin system AbiEi family antitoxin, with product MTLTDKQLSPYLERLRALDFVQRVELSADFKQESRNVDGLLRIGTPKGTFAFYIELRNSYLDRAHINALITQAKHYAEKDRRPLLLLARYVPAPSAEKLIDAGVSFVDRAGNVHLTLGKSYGRTVVGRREQQRAKEAKAMTAAKGQLLFALAAYEQAPTWTVRQLAEASGVGKSNVATIRKQLVDEGILTRTFHLRDGKELESQLLRAYEQALRPKLFINRFRAAESSTEQFLGKIRATFAKASLRWSLTGGPAAFELQRFYKGAEIPIFVESLAEATLRELRVLPDRNGPLILLRAFGTVPFWKQIRRSTIAHPWLIYCELMYSSDPRAHEAAEQLKAEFLSSDRVEQG from the coding sequence ATGACCCTCACCGACAAGCAACTAAGTCCATACCTGGAACGACTCCGAGCGCTCGATTTTGTTCAACGCGTCGAACTCTCTGCGGATTTCAAGCAAGAAAGCCGGAATGTCGATGGCCTGCTCCGCATTGGCACGCCTAAAGGCACTTTCGCCTTTTACATTGAACTCAGGAATTCCTACCTCGACCGCGCTCATATCAATGCCCTGATCACTCAAGCAAAACACTATGCCGAGAAGGATCGCCGCCCGTTGCTCCTTCTCGCCAGATATGTGCCCGCGCCGTCCGCCGAGAAACTAATCGATGCCGGGGTTAGCTTCGTAGATCGAGCCGGCAATGTGCACCTGACGCTTGGAAAGAGCTACGGCCGCACCGTTGTCGGGAGACGCGAACAGCAAAGAGCTAAAGAAGCAAAAGCTATGACCGCGGCAAAGGGGCAACTCCTCTTTGCTCTTGCTGCGTACGAGCAGGCGCCGACGTGGACCGTCAGGCAACTTGCTGAAGCCTCTGGCGTCGGCAAGAGCAATGTGGCCACGATAAGAAAGCAGCTTGTCGATGAAGGAATCCTAACCCGCACCTTCCACCTTAGAGATGGCAAGGAGCTTGAGAGTCAACTACTACGCGCATACGAACAAGCGCTGCGGCCGAAGCTTTTCATCAACCGGTTCAGAGCGGCCGAGTCATCCACAGAGCAATTCCTGGGAAAGATTCGAGCCACGTTCGCAAAAGCGTCGTTGAGATGGTCGCTTACGGGCGGACCCGCGGCATTCGAACTTCAGCGCTTCTACAAGGGCGCAGAGATTCCTATCTTCGTAGAGTCTCTCGCCGAAGCGACGCTTCGCGAGCTTCGTGTGTTGCCCGACAGGAACGGCCCTTTGATTCTTCTCCGCGCGTTTGGCACTGTGCCTTTCTGGAAACAGATTCGCCGGAGTACGATTGCTCATCCGTGGCTAATCTATTGCGAGCTGATGTACTCTTCCGATCCCAGAGCACACGAGGCGGCGGAACAACTAAAAGCGGAGTTTCTAAGCAGTGATCGAGTTGAGCAAGGCTGA